From a region of the Impatiens glandulifera chromosome 4, dImpGla2.1, whole genome shotgun sequence genome:
- the LOC124935384 gene encoding NAD(P)H dehydrogenase (quinone) FQR1-like: MATKVYIVYYSTYGHVARLAEEIKRGADSVEGIEADIMVHPRRNNNVPIIKPDQLADADAFIFGFPTRFGMMPAQFRTFIDLTGAALGSSGACWKSPPVSFLARVLKEVVKSRTALTAITFVAHHGMIFVPIGKPLSVKQPPPDVVKRREPLRCWDYIG; this comes from the exons ATGGCTACCAAAGTCTACATCGT GTATTATTCAACATATGGACATGTAGCTAGACTTGCCGAAGAAATAAAGAGGGGAGCCGATAGTGTCGAAGGAATCGAAGCGGACATTATG GTGCACCCCCGAAGAAACAACAATGTTCCCATTATCAAACCTGATCAATTAGCCGACGCTGATGCCTTTATTTTCGGCTTTCCAACAAGATTTGGGATGATGCCTGCCCAATTTAGAACTTTTATCGACTTAACCGGCGCCGCTTTGGGGAGCTCAGGAGCTTGCTGGAAAAGCCCGCCGGTTTCTTTTTTAGCACGGGTTCTCAAGGAGGTGGTCAAGAGTCGAACAGC GTTAACCGCAATTACTTTTGTGGCTCATCATGGGATGATATTTGTACCAATTGGGAAACCATTGTCGGTAAAACAACCTCCTCCGGATGTGGTTAAGAGGCGGGAGCCCTTACGGTGCTGGGACTATATCGGGTGA
- the LOC124935385 gene encoding uncharacterized protein LOC124935385, translating to MAFSKINNGNREKPSSNKNNDIVEGRQRKSVGEILFTGARTGGAGEVKKINRSRSLKKGVVVVVKNKKVREIVMERKQSLRRNNGVHHHHHHVEEEDDGELCKKRILMGFRCKPINSSGAPLYDQNGVISLD from the exons ATGG CATTTAGTAAGATCAATAATGGTAATAGAGAAAAACCCTCATCAAATAAGAACAATGATATTGTTGAGGGAAGACAGAGGAAGTCTGTGGGTGAAATATTGTTTACCGGAGCAAGAACTGGCGGCGCCGGCGaagtgaagaagatcaatcGGAGCCGGAGTTTGAAGAAAGGGGTGGTGGTGGTTGTGAAGAATAAGAAGGTTAGAGAAATAGTAATGGAGAGAAAACAGAGTTTGAGGAGGAATAATGgtgttcatcatcatcatcatcatgtggaagaagaagatgatggtgAACTATGCAAGAAGAGAATTCTAATGGGGTTTAGATGTAAACCAATTAACTCTTCTGGTGCTCCACTTTATGATCAAAATGGAGTTATTTCACTTGAttaa